The Candidatus Moraniibacteriota bacterium genomic interval GCCTCCCACCGAATAAAAAAACACGTCGCAGCTTTCCGCTATTGCTTTTCGCACATCAGTGTGACCGTGGGTTTTCCAGTCGCCAAAGCGATATGTCCCTACGGATATGGAACCGGTACAATTCACCGCGCTTGACGGGTTAATGATACCTTCGGTCATTCCTGCTGCCGCGTAAATTGGCTTGATTACCGAACCAGGCGGATATGCCCCTGATATGGCCCGGTTGAAAAAGGGCTTGTCAGGATCATTGGCTAATTTTACATATTCATCCGAAGACATTCCTTGAGTGAATAAGTTGTTGTCAAAACTGGGCAAGCTCACCAAAGCCAGTACTTCCCCATTTTTCGGATTGAGAGCCACCGCTGCCGCCGTGCTAGTCCGGGTTTTTTCCAAAATGGCATTCAGGCCGTCAAATATCTTTTTTTGAAGTCCGGCGTCAATGCCAAGTACCAGATCATTTCCCGGCTTAGGGTTAATAATGCCAATCTCCCTTTTGATGGATCCGGCTGAATCAACTTCCGCTTGGAAAGCGCCATTGACACCCCGGAGTTGGTTTTCGTACGACTTCTCTATCCCTTGCTTTCCGATGTAATCGGTAAGTAAATATCCGGAATTATTCTCCAGCTCTTCTTTTTCTATTTTTCCCTCATAGCCCAGAATGTGGGAGAAAATCAACCCATCCACATAATCTCTCACCGCTGTTTTCTCCATCACAACGCCGGGAAACTCCCGGCCCCGTTCGAGCAGTATCAATGCCTCCTCTTGAGCCAGGCGTTCTTTGAGAAGAATCGGCGTCAGTGATACCGGGTCGACGCTTTCCAGCTTCGCCCGGATTTCTCCCTCGTTGATTTTTATGATATCCGAGAGTCCGGAAGCCATTTCCTTTATCTTTAAATCATCGCGGGGAAGATCAAAGGGAACAATCACGGCATCAATACTGGGAATATTATTCACTAATATTTGACCGGAGCGATCCATAATTTTTCCTCTCGGGGACTTGATGACGATGGCGCGAATCCTGTTTCCCTTGGCGATCTCTTGATAATAACTTCCCTTCACGACACTCAAATAAAAAGTTCTCGCGCCCAGCACCAGGAGCGTCGCCACGATGCACCACCAGAAGACGCTGAATTGCTTCCTGGTAAACGGCTTTTCCATCCGGGCCGCTTCTTTTTCCGTTGCCGTCAGCAGATAGTCCTCAATTTCCACTCCCTGCAGAGGGCGGCGCTTTTTTTTGATATTCATGTTCGTTAATGTTTTGCGTTTACTATGTTATCCTTACCGGCTGTAGGCGAAAAAAGGCTGCTTTTCTATTTTTTTCAAAATCAAAAGGCAAAGAAAAAACAAAATGATATTGAAAAACACTTCGCTTTCCAGCCCTCCGAAAAAAGCACCGGACTCTGCCAGCTTCGTCTGAAAACTGCTCTCGGCCCAAACAAGAAAAAGCAGATACATACGGTGAATCACAGTCGCGGCAGCCACAAAAAGCACGATGGCCAGCAAACCCCATCCTTTGTTTTCCATCAGGAAACGCCGGTAAAAAAAGTTAGCGGCGTAGGAAATTAAAACAAAAATAATGACTGTCGTGCCGATCCTGGCATAGGAAACCAGATCAAAGGCAAATCCCGTCAGGATAACCCACGGCAGGGCGCGTGTAAACCCAACGCTCAAGGTCAAAGCAATCACCAGCATCAGCATAATTTGGGGAATCTGATAGTCGGGAAAGAAAACAGTCAGCATGCTTGTTTGAATTATCAGCGCCGCGCAGATTATGGCGAAATAAATAATTTTCTTTTTCATTTTTAATAAGATTCTATTTCACATTTTTAATAACAAACACTATTTCTGTCCTGGAAAATTGAACCGGTGAAGAAATTGCGGCCTGCTGAAAAAGGCGGTCTCCGGAAAGGCGCACGTCCTGGACCTTTCCAATAAGAAGGCCGCGGGGGATATTTTTTCCTATTCCCGAGGTAACGATTTCATCGCCGGCTTTGATCGGATCAGTTTGCAGTACCATATCAAAAATAATTCCCAGGCCGTATTCTCCCCGGACGACTCCTTTAGTTCCTGTTTCCGCTATCATAGCATTGACAACACTCTGGGGATTGGTAATAAGAGTCACCCGGGAACTTCCGGCTCTAACTTCATCCGCCACTCCGATAAGAATGCCCTGGGAAACGATGACCGGCATCCCTTCGCGAATGCCGTCGCTTCTGCCTTTGCTAATTTCAATCCAGTTTCCCAGCCCTCTGGGATCCCGGCTGATAACATAAGCCGTCTCCAATTTAAACTTATCTCCGGGAGCAAGGTTCATTTGCTCTTTGAGAAGTTTGTTTTCTCTTTCTACGTCGCGAAACATGGCGTTCCGGGCCAGCAGTTTTTGATTCTCTTCAGTAAGCCGCTCATTTTCTCTTTTCAGCTGCCCGATGGATGAAAGAAATTCTTTAGCTC includes:
- the mreC gene encoding rod shape-determining protein MreC, which produces MFRKFLATKLFKVILIAAACGLLIFLNPANVFHPLQLAVKEIFSPFQKISYLASLKLLGAKEFLSSIGQLKRENERLTEENQKLLARNAMFRDVERENKLLKEQMNLAPGDKFKLETAYVISRDPRGLGNWIEISKGRSDGIREGMPVIVSQGILIGVADEVRAGSSRVTLITNPQSVVNAMIAETGTKGVVRGEYGLGIIFDMVLQTDPIKAGDEIVTSGIGKNIPRGLLIGKVQDVRLSGDRLFQQAAISSPVQFSRTEIVFVIKNVK
- the mrdA gene encoding penicillin-binding protein 2, yielding MNIKKKRRPLQGVEIEDYLLTATEKEAARMEKPFTRKQFSVFWWCIVATLLVLGARTFYLSVVKGSYYQEIAKGNRIRAIVIKSPRGKIMDRSGQILVNNIPSIDAVIVPFDLPRDDLKIKEMASGLSDIIKINEGEIRAKLESVDPVSLTPILLKERLAQEEALILLERGREFPGVVMEKTAVRDYVDGLIFSHILGYEGKIEKEELENNSGYLLTDYIGKQGIEKSYENQLRGVNGAFQAEVDSAGSIKREIGIINPKPGNDLVLGIDAGLQKKIFDGLNAILEKTRTSTAAAVALNPKNGEVLALVSLPSFDNNLFTQGMSSDEYVKLANDPDKPFFNRAISGAYPPGSVIKPIYAAAGMTEGIINPSSAVNCTGSISVGTYRFGDWKTHGHTDVRKAIAESCDVFFYSVGGGYGDISGLGIERMKKYANIFGLGAAAGIDIPGEVDGFFPDEQWKLNKLGEKWYTGNSYHAAIGQGFITVTPLQIANYVAAIANGGKLYRPYLVSQI